A single window of Penaeus chinensis breed Huanghai No. 1 chromosome 9, ASM1920278v2, whole genome shotgun sequence DNA harbors:
- the LOC125028768 gene encoding molybdopterin synthase catalytic subunit-like — translation MDHIKLTREVLSTGEVADAVTDPSCGAVSLFVGTTRNHFQVVRLEYEAYEEMAKKEMLALCRLAREKWNIKHIAIYHRMGVVPVLESSVIIAVSSTHRRESLEATSFLIDELKARVPIWKKEMYDGGEGDWKKNKETNIQ, via the exons aTGGACCACATCAAGTTAACACGAGAAGTTTTATCAACCGGAGAAGTTGCAGATGCAGTGACCGACCCAAGCTGTGGTGCCGTTAGCCTCTTTGTGGGAACAACTCGCAATCATTTTCAG GTGGTAAGGTTGGAGTACGAGGCATATGAGGAAATGGCCAAGAAGGAAATGCTCGCCCTTTGTAGGCTGGCCAGAGAGAAGTGGAATATCAAGCATATAGCTATCTATCATAG AATGGGTGTCGTACCTGTATTGGAATCGAGTGTCATAATAGCTGTCAGTTCCACTCACCGAAGAGAATCTTTAGAAGCAACATCTTTCTTGATTGATGAACTGAAGGCCCGAGTGCCCATTTGGAAGAAGGAAATGTACGATGGTGGAGAAGGGGactggaagaagaataaaga aACAAACATTCAGTAA